TTGCCGATGCTCCAGTAGCGCACCTTATGAGGCTGTGGGAAACCATTCTGAATCCGCCATTTTGCATACTGCCCCTCGTTTTCCAGGTTGCAGTATTCCACCCAGTCGCTCATTTCCTCGGCGGTACCGGTTCCGGCGTTTGTGCAGATATACGGCTCGCAGCCGATTTTTCGGCAGAGGCGGATATACTCATCCGTTCCGAAGGAATTCGGGTCCTCCACGCGCCACGCCTTATCGAACAGGGGAACCCGGTTTTTGCCGACGGCATCCTTCCAGTGATAGGAGGAAACGAAGCAGCCGCCCGGCCAGCGCAGAACGGGCACCTTTATTTTTTTCATGGCTTCGATGACGTCGCTGCGGAAGCCGTCTTCATCGGAGAGCGGATTGCCGGGGTCGTACACGCCGCCGTAAATCTGACGGTGAAAATGCTCGATAAAATGTCCGTATATCATAGGATTGCGCTTGCCGGTCACCCGCTGCCGGGTGCCGTATAATTTCATAATGCTGTCACTCATAATCAGGTCTCCTTTTCAACAGGGCATGATTGCTTATCCTTTTACGCCGCCCGCGGTCATACCTTCGATAAAGTAACGCTGGAAGCAGATAAACAGAATCAGAATCGGTATGATGGCGAAGCAGGAGCCGGCAATCAGAATGTCGTAATTGTTTCCATACGGGGAGAGCAGGCTCTGCAGACCGACCGGAAGCGTAATCTTGTTGATATCATTGATTACGATCATCGGCCAGAGGAAATTGTTCCAGCTCTGCATACCCTGGTAGATGCCCATTGCCGCGAAAGAAGGCTTCATAAGCGGAACCATGATTTTGAAAAAGATTCCGTATTCCGTACAGCCGTCCACGCGCGCCGCATCGAGGAAATCCCGCGGAATGCCGGACAAATATTGCCGGAAGAAGAACACCAGCATCGGCACAACAATATAGGGAAGAATGATGCCCCACATGCTGTTCATCAGCCCCATTTTCTGTACAAGACGGTACAGCGGAAGCAGGATGACCTCGTTTGGAACCATCATGACAAGCAGTACGCACAAAAAGAGCGTGTTCTTAAACTTAAAATCGTACATGGCAAAGCCGTAGCCCACGCATGCGCTGAGGAACAGGGCGAGCGCCACCTGCACCACCGTGATGACAAGGCTGTTGCGGTACCAGATAAAGTAATTGTTTTCTCCGCTGAACAGCAGTTTGTATTCATCCAGATTCGCGTTTGCCCAGTCGATGGAAAAGTTCAGTCCGTAACGCATCAGGTCTGAGCCGGGACGCAGGGAGGATACCGCCAGCAGCAGGAGCGGAAGAAGCGTAATGATGGCAATCACGGTAAACAGTATAAACAGCAGGATGGAGCTGATTTGTGATTTTTTCTTCATGGACATAGTCTTACTCTCCTTTCTTTCCGAACGTACCGTTGAGACGGAGCTGGAACAGATTGACGACAAGTACAATCGCCAGGAAAATTACGCCGATGGCGCTTGCAATACCAAGCTGGTTCTGCTCGAAGCCCATGCGGTAAAGCATACCGACAAGCGTGGTTCCCACATTGTTCGGGGATTTGTTTCCGTTGAAGAGCATGTAGCTTTCGGAGAACATCGCCATGCCGCCGAAAATGGAAATCGTAAGTACGTAAATCGTGGTCGGCTTCAGAAGCGGGATAGTAATATAACGCATCTGCTGCATTGCGGAGGCTCCGTCAATGGAGGCAGATTCGTAAAGATCCTGGGGAATCTGCTGAAGTCCGGACAGATAATACATCATGTTTACACCGGTCCATCTCCACAGACAGAGGAAGAACAGTGCCAGCCATACGGTCACGGGCTGACGCAGCCACACCAGCGGACCAACGCCGAAAATAGACATTACCTGGTTCATAAAGGAGCCTTCCAGCTCGCCGAACATCAGACGGAACACAACGCCCGCCACAACGACTGAGGTCAGTGCCGGAATAAACAGAATGCTCCGGAAGGTGCTCTTGCAGCGCATATGCTTGCTGTTCAGAAGAATGGCAAGCACCATCGGGATGGGAATCATCAGCGCGCAGGAGACAATGGTGTAGAAGATACTGTTTTTCAGGCTCTTAATAAAGACGGCGTTTGTTACGATCGAGTAATTCTTTAATCCTGCAAAGGTGGAATTGGCGCCGGCAACGTTCTGGAAGCTCATGATTATCATGTTCACGATGGAATAGGCAAAAAATACCAGAAACGTAATGATGAACGGTGCGACAAATACATAGGGCGCTACCTTCTGCGAATACAGGAATCTTTTAAACAGGCTTTTCTTTTCGCTTTTCATTATATATCCCTCCCGTTTCTAAAAAGGGTGCCGCAGGCTCTGCCTACGACACCCTGTCCTGTTCTATGCGTTTTCTCAGGAAATCCGCAAGGTTTGTTTTAGTAGATAATGGTATCCTGTTCGCTCTGGAGCAGTTCTGCTGCATCCTGGTCTGTTGAGAACTCGAACGCGTTGGAGTAGGTTGTGGATACCAGTGTGCTGTATGTAGCGGAGTAGGAACCGGAGATATCCGGAGCCGTAATATCCGTACCGTTTGCTTTCAGAATATCAAACGGATTTGTGAGGAAGAAGGACAGGAACTTGTTGTCCGTATTTTCCGTGATAGCCGGGTCATCCCACAGCTCTGTGCGGATCGGGTCAAATCCAAGCTCTTCCCACTCATAAGTACAGCCTTCTGCGGAGAGCTTTGCAAATGCGATGAAGTCTTTTGCAAGCTGCTCGTTTTCTGTGCCTTTGATAACGGAGGTTCCGGTACCGCCCTGAAGAACTTCACGTGTATCGCCTTCGTTCCATACCGGAATCGAGTAGATAGCCATCTTCTGGTTCAGATCTGAGCAGTAATCTGTGAAACGTCCCATGTACCACAGCGGCATGGTGATGGAAGCAACGTTGCCGCCGTTCAGGAAGCCGTACCATTCTTCTGTGTGGAAGCCGCCGCCCGGTGCGATAATGCAGATGCCTTCGTCAAGCATGCTTCTGATATAATTGATAACCTCTGCGTGCTCTTCTGTTGCGATCTGCGGGTTTCCTTCTGCATCTACGTACTGTACGCCTTTTTCAAGCAGCATACACTGCGGAAGGAAGAGGTCTGAGGTCTCTACTGCGCACATCGGCTTGCCGGTCTTTTCCAGAACTGTTCTGCCTGCTTCTACATAGTCGTCCCAGGTTACGATGTCTGCCGGGTCGATGCCTGCTTCATTCATGATGTCCATGTTGTAGTAGGTAACGGTTGCGCCAAGGTGGAAGTCTACACCGTAGTAGTTGCCTTCGCTGTCGCCGTACATGGTGACACGGGACATAACAACATCATCTTTATAGGGTTCTACCGCATCGTTGATCGGAACCAGATAGCCATCCTTCAGAAAGGAACCGTAATAACCGATTTCGATATCCGCCATATCCGGTGCGCCCTCACCTGCCTGGCAGGCAATCAGCAGCTTGCTGTGCAGGGAATGGGATTCTCCGGTGGTAACGGTAAGGTTAATCGGTCTGTCCGGATTCTGCTCATTCCATACATCTGCCATTGAGGTCCAGAATGCTACGTGAAGCTCCTGGAAGGTCCAGAATTCCATGTCTGTTCCGCCGTCCACAAAGGTGTTGGTTCCCTGTGTGGAAGCGTCTTCCGCCAGCGCAGTGCCGCCGAAAGCCATTGTGAGTGCTGTTGCCGCAGCAAGTGCGCCTGTAACTAATTTTTTGTTCATGAATGTTCTCCTTTCTTGTTGCGAGATTATATTTGTTGTGTTTAGATTAACGTTATTCTTACAATTTGTCAAGATAAAAATTGACTATTTTAGTCATTTTAACATATTCAACAAAAACGATATGGCATTTTTGTATAAAATGATATGAAAAAATAGTGCAGAAAATTATCTGTTCAATATTCGCGGGGGATATGTTATGATAGTGGATATAAAAGTTCCGGCGTCCGGAATATGTGAAAGAAAAGGGGTTTTTATGCAGCGCACAAATCATCGTGTTACACTAAAAGACATTGCAGATGCCTGCGGGGTTTCCGTCAATACGGTGTCCCGCGTACTCCGCGGCGATATGCGCCTTTCGGAAGAGACCAGCCGGAAGGTGAGGGATACGGCAAACGAGCTTGGCTACATCCGGAACAATCTTGCGTCCTCCCTCAGAAAAAGAAGAAGCAATATGATTGCTATTATCATTGACGATATTAAAAACCAGTATTATACAGAAATCATTGCACAGATGAATGAACTGCTGAAAGCGCAGGGCTATAATGTCATTATCTTGTGCACGGATAAGGAAGGAACCTCGGATATGGAGATTCTGGAAACGGCGCTTTCGCATTACGTGGACGGAATCCTCTTCTTCCCCAAAACGTATGACCAGCCGATGGTGCTGCGCAGCCACCAGGCGAATACACCGGTTATTCTGGTGGGGCGCGACCTGCCGGATATGCCGGCGGACAGCGTGCGCTGTGATGACTTTGCGGGCGGCTATCTTGCCGGAAAAATTCTGACGGATTATGGTCACCGCAGGCTGCTTTATCTGGCGGGACCGCTTGATAACGGCGCCCAGCCTCTGCGTCAAGAGGGAATCCTGGCGGCACTGCGTGACGCCCGCATTCCGGAGGAGAATATCCGGATTATTTCTTCGGTGGAATTCCTGAAAGCAGTGGATGAGAACCGTGTGCATGAGCTGATACTTCCAGTGGATTATACGGCGATACTCTCTTTTAACGACCAGATGGCGTATTATGCCATGAACTGCCTGAAGAGCAGAAAAATTCATATCCCGGAGGATGTGTCGGTTATCGGATTCGATAATCTGACTGCCAGCATTCCCTATCTGATGCAGCTTTCCAGTATCTCCTGCCAGCCGGAGAAGAGCCTGGGCATCTCCGCCACCCGTCTGCTGCTCACCCGCCTGCAGGATCCGGCAATTCCGGTCAGAAAAGAAATTCTGCCGGTGGAGCTGTTTGACGGCGGAACTGTCGGACCTGCGCCGGCAGAATCAAAGACCCCGCTGTAAGCCAGGCAACTGGCTCTTTGCTTGCGGGAATAAACGCGCAGTTATCCGCTGTGCGGACCGGGAAATATTTTATCAGAAAAGCCGCGGACTGCCTTCTGCCGAAGGAAAATGTCTGCGGCTTAAAAAATTTTTGCAAGGTTTTTTATTTCCCGGTGTATAAGTAAGTGAAAGCACTGTTGAAGGTTGTTGCGAACGGAGTGAACAGCAGTAAACAGCAACTAAGCTGCAGCAGAAGGGAGGAGACGGATGGACGAAGATATTATGGAGCTGCTTGTCAACAGAGACCAGCAGGGAATCGTGCTGATTGAACAGCGCTATGAAAAGCTCATCCGCTATATTGCTGTGACGATTCTGCGCGGCAGGGACACAGTGGTGGAGGAGTGCATCAATGATGTCTATCTGAAGCTCTGGAATCATGCTGCGGAGTTTGACTGCCGGAAGGCGTCTTTTAAGACATATCTGAAGGCGGTTACGCGGAACACGGCGCTGAATCACTTACGGAAGCTGCGCAGGCTGGAGGAACTGGAGGGTCTGGATGAAGAGGATACCCTGCAGTCGGAGTACATAGATTACAGCCAGGGACCGGAGCAGAAGATGATTTTCCGCGAGGAAGTGGAAGCGCTGCGCCGTGTTCTTGCCGGACTGAAGCAAAAGGACAGAGAAATTGTGCTGCGCCGCTTTTATTACCTGCAGAGCACCAGACAGATTGCTATGGGAATGGGGATGTCGGAAAATGCGGTGGACAGCAAATTGTCCCGGCTGAAGAAAAAAATCCGGAAGCATTATGAGAAGGAGGTGGCAGAATGAGTTTGTGGAGCCAGGCGCGTCTGATTGATATATTTAGCCAGATGGATATGGAACTGGCGGCAGACGAAATCCCGGAGGGAGATATTCAGAAAGAAGAGCTTCTTCCGTATACAAAACCAAAACGGAACAAAAAAAGAATCGCCATTGTGTCCGGAATTGCGGTCACCTCGGCGGCGCTGACAGCGGCAGTGGCACTGCTTGTATGCAAAAAACATGCACGTATGGGGTCCATGTAATCAGAATGCTGTGCAGGTGCAGACCTGTACAGACAGAAAATGTTGACGAATCAGAGCGGGCGGCATAAAAGAACGCGCGCGGATAAAGGAGAGAACAATGTTAGAAAAATTAATATCAATCGTGGCGGAGCAGTTAAATGTAGAAGAGGAGCTGGTGAATCCGGAAACGGATTTCCGGAAGGACCTCGGAGCGGATTCCCTGGATTTATTTGAGCTGGTTTCCGCACTGGAAGAAGAGTACGAAGTGGAAATACCGTCGGAAGAACTGGAAAAGCTGAACACAGTACAGGCTGTGGCAGATTACCTGGAGGAAAAGGGGAGCTGGAAATAATGAGAGGAACGGCAATTACAGAATTGCTTTGTATACAGTATCCAATTCTCCAGGGCGGCATGGCATGGGTAGCGGAAAGCACCCTTGCGGCCGCCGTTTCTAATGCCGGAGGTCTGGGAATTATCGCGGCGGCAAACGCGCCCTGCGAATACGTGAGGGAGCAGATAAGAAAGGTAAGGGAGCTGACGGACAGACCGTTCGGTGTGAACATTATGCTGCTCAGTCCCTATGCGGAGGAGATTGCGCATCTTGTGGCAGAGGAGCATGTTTCGGCAGTGACGACTGGAGCGGGCAATCCGGGAACCTATATGGCGATATGGAAGGAAGCGGGAATCCGTGTGATACCGGTGGTCGCGTCGGTGGCGATGGCGAAGATGATGCAGCGCAGCGGCGCGGACGCCGTGATTGCGGAGGGCTGCGAATCCGGCGGACATATTGGAGAGACTACCACGATGGCGCTGGTGCCGCAGGTTGTTGACGCAGTACAGATACCGGTGATTGCGGCGGGCGGAATCGGCGACGGACGCGGCTTTGCGGCGGCGATGATGCTCGGAGCACAGGGCGTCCAGATGGGAACACGCTTTCTGGCGGCAAAGGAGTGCATCATTCACCCGAATTATAAGGAACGCGTCCTGCGTGCGAAGGACATTGATACGGCGGTGACGGGACGCACGGGAGGTCATCCGGTGCGCGCGCTCCGCAATAAAATGACGCGGGAATATCTGCGGATGGAGAAGGAAGGCTGCGGCTTTGAGGAGCTGGAAGCGCTGACTATCGGCGGACTGCGCAGAGCGGTGCAGGATGGCGACACCGATAACGGCTCCATGATGGCGGGACAGATTGCCGGACTTGTGAAAAAGGAGCAGACCTGCCGGGAGATAATAGAGGAAATTATGGGACAGGCAAAGGAGCTGCTGCATGAGTAAAACGGCATTTTTATTTCCGGGTCAGGGTGCGCAGTATGTGGGAATGGCACGGGAATTTTATGAGGAATACGAAGAGAGCCGCCGCATGTTTGCGCTGGCGTCGCAGGCGGCGGGCTTTTCCATAGAGGATATCTGCTTTACAGAAAATGAAAAAATCAATGAAACACAATATACACAGCCCTCTCTTCTGACGGCGTGCTGCGCGATACTGAGCGCGGTGAAGAAGGAGGGAATCCGCGCGGATGCCGCCGCCGGACTGAGCCTTGGAGAATATTGCGCGCTGACAGCGGCAGGCAGTTTTTCTTTTTCGGACGCCGTGCATACTGTATGCAGACGCGGCGTCTATATGCAGACGGCGGTACCGGAGGGGGAGGGCTGCATGTGTGCGGTACTCTCCAGAAAACCGCTGCCGGTAGAAGAAATCTGCGCGGAGATAAATGGCGTGGTCAGTCTGGCGAACGATAACTGTCCGGGACAGCAGGTTATTACCGGGGAAAAGGAGGCTGTCCGGGAGGCGTCTGAAAGATTGCTGGCGGCGGGAGCCGCGCGCGTCGTGCCGCTGAAGGTCAGCGGACCGTTCCATTCGCCCATGCTTGCCGGGGCGGGGCAGAAGCTGGCGGATGTCCTGGAGAACGTGGATATCCGGGAGCCGGAGCTTTTGTTTGTCTCCAACGTGACGGCTGAGGCGGTATCCGGTGTGCAGATGCTGCGCCGTCTGCTGGCGCAGCAGGTATATTCTCCCGTGCGCTGGCAGCAGAGTATGCGCTATCTGATTGGAGCCGGGGTGGACACCTTTATTGAAATCGGACCGGGAAAAACTCTCAGCAATTTTATGAAGAAAATTGACGGTTCTGTGAAAATGTATCATATTGAAACGCCCGCAGAGCTGCGTGCCGTGCAGGCGGAGCTGGGATAGAAACCGGCAGAAGGCTGTGCAGAATGCAGGCGGAGCTGGGATAGAAACCGGCGGAAGGCTGTGCAGAATGCAGCCGGAATGAGAGATGGGAGAAGGCTGTGCATGGCGCAGCCGGGATAGAAAGCAGGAGGAATCTATATGCTGGAAGGAAAAATTGCACTGGTGACAGGCGCCGGGCGCGGAATCGGCAGGGAGACGGCTCTGACGCTTGCCAGGTACGGCGCGGATGTTGCGGTAAATTACAGCGGTTCGCGCGAGGGTGCGCAGAATACAGCGGCGGAAATACAGGCAATGGGCAGGCGCGCGCTGGTGGTCCATGCCGATGTCACAAAAGAAGCGGACTGCACCGCCATGTTCCATGAGGTGGAGGACGCGCTTGGAAAAATTGATATTCTGGTAAATAACGCCGGGATTACCAGGGATTCTCTGGCGGTGCGCATGAGCGAGGAGGCATTCGACGCGGTGCTGGACACGAATCTGAAGGGAACTTTTTTCTGCATGAAGCTGGCGGCGGCTTCTATGATTAAGAAGCGCAGCGGCAGAATTATCAGTGTCTCCTCTATCTCCGGCGTGCGCGGAAATGCCGGGCAGATGAATTACTGCGCGGCGAAAGCGGGCGTTATCGGCATGACGAAATGTCTGGCGAGAGAGCTTGCGGCAAGAGGCGTGACGGTGAATGCGGTAGCGCCGGGATATATTGATACGGATATGACGGCGGCTCTTCCGGAACGTGCGAAGCAGGAGATTCTTTCGCAGATTCCTCTGAAACGGATGGGAAGCGCGCGGGACGTTGCGGAAGCGATTGCATTTCTGGCGTCGGACGGCGCCGGCTATATTACGGGGCAGACGCTCCTGGTGGACGGAGGAATGGGAATCTGATGAGGAGAGTAGTTGTGACCGGCATGGGGATTATTTCTCCGCTGGGAAATTCGGTAGACAGCTTCTGGAGCAGTCTGAAGGAGCAGAAGGTGGGAATCGGCACTCTGACGCGGTTTGACACCACGGATTACCGTGTGAAGGTTGCCGCGGAGATTACGGATTTTCACCCGGAAAATTATATGGACGCGAAGCTGGCAAAGAAGATGGAGCTTTTCAGCCAGTATGCGATCGCGGCGGCGGATGAGGCGATAAAGGATGCGCATCTTGCGCCGGAGAGCGAGGATTGCACGCGCATCGGCGTCTCGGTGGGATGCGGCATCGGAAGCCTGCAGATTATGGAGAAAGCGTATGAAAAGCTGCAGAAGCGGGGATCGAAGGCGATTCCGCCGCTGATGGTTCCGCGTAAGATTACCAATATGGCAGCAGGCAATGTGGCGATTCAGTATGGGCTGAAGGGAAAATGCGTGAATGTCGTGACGGCGTGTGCGACCGGAACGCATTCTATCGGGGAAGCCGCCCGCGCGATTCAGTGCGGGGATGCGGATGTGATGGTCGCAGGCGGAACGGAGGCGGCGATCACGCCGCTGGGAATCGGCGGCTTTGCGGCGCTGACAGCGCTTTCTGTCTGCGAAGACCCGCTCAGGGCGTCCCTGCCGTTTGATAAAGACCGCAGCGGCTTCGTGATGGGAGAGGGCGCCGGCGTGGTGGTGCTCGAATCCCTTGAGCATGCTCAGAAGCGCGGCGCGAAGATTTACGCAGAAATCGGCGGATATGGCGCTACCTGTGATGCGTTTCATATGACCTCGCCGGAGGAGAACGGGGAGGGCGCGGCGCGCGCGATGATGCTGGCGATGCAGGAAGCCGGGCTGACGACGAAAGAGGTGCAGTATATTAATGCGCACGGAACCGGAACGCATCATAATGATTTGTTTGAAACGCGGGCGATTAAAAAAGCCTTCGGAGAGGATGCTTATGCGCTGAATGTCAATTCGACAAAGTCCATGACGGGACATATGCTGGGCGCTGCCGGAGCGGCAGAGTTTATTGTCTGCGTGAAGAGTGTAATGGAGAATTATATCCATGCCACGGCTGGTTTTCAGGAAGCGGAGGCAGAAATGGATTTGAATTATACGAAGGAGCCGGTGGAGCGCGAGGTGACGGCGGCCATCAGTAATTCGCTCGGCTTCGGCGGCCACAACGGCAGCCTGCTGGTGAAGAAGTATACAGACTGATGCCAGATGGGACGGCAGGCTGGCACAGCAAAGAGGCAGCCTGCCGGAGAGGTGTGAGGACTGATATGGCATGGAGGCAGCCTGCCGGAGAGAAATTTGCGGGGTGAAATAACATGGAATTCAGTTTAAATGAGATATTTTGCGTAATTGATAAGGTGCAGCAGGCGGGCGTTGCTTCCCTATCCTATCAAGATGCGGACACAAAGCTGCACATAAAAATGCAGGGCGGTGCGGAAGTGGATGGAGACCGGGAGAGCGGCAGACAGGGCGGCGCCGGAGCCAATACATGCAGCGCCAGCGCAGGAATGGAAGCCGGCGGAAGCCGGGAAAGCGGCGGATATGGCGGCACCGGAGCTGATACATGCGGCGCAGGAGTGGAAGCCGGTGAAAACAGGGCGCACGCCGGAAGCACGGCGACCGGCGGAACGCATGAGGAGGCTTCGCAGGAAGGGAAAAAGACCGGAGAAGCCAGATATATAGAATCACCGATGGTGGGCACTTTTTATACAGCTCCGTCCGAGAAGGAAGCGCCGTTTGTTTCTGTGGGCGATACGGTAAAGAAGGGGCAGGTTGTGGCGATCATAGAGGCGATGAAGCTGATGAATGAAGTGGAAGCGGAGTGCAGCGGCGTCGTGGAGGAAATCCTTGCAGAAAATGAGCAGCTCGTAGAATACGGACAGCCTCTTTTCCGGCTGCGGTAGCCGGGCGGGTGCATACATGCTTTTTCCGGCTGTAGTGCGGGGCGGATGTACATACGCTTCAAGATGAAGATAGATGGGCAGGCTTATTCTGCTTAAGTACGGGCGGGTGCACATATGCTTTCGCGGCGGTGTGCCGGAAAACGGGAACAGGAGAACAATATGTTAAATGTAACACAGATTATGGAAATTTTGCCGCATCGGGCGCCATTTCTGCTGGTGGACCGCATCGACGAGCTGGAGCCGGGAAAACGGGCGGTCGGATGTAAAGCGGTAACTTATAATGAACCTTTTTTTGCCGGGCATTTTCCGCAGGAGCCGGTGATGCCGGGCGTACTGATTTGTGAGGCGCTGGCGCAGGTTGGGGCAGTGGCACTGCTGTCCTGTGAAGAATACCGCGGAAAGCTGGCGCTTTTTGGCGGAATCCAGAAGGCGAGGTTCCGTCAGAAGGTGGTTCCGGGAGACGTGCTTTGTCTGGAGACGGAGCTGATTAAATTAAAGGGAACGATTGGAGTTGCGAAAGCAACAGCGTATGTGCAGGGCAAAGTGTGCACAGAGGCGGAACTGACCTTCGTAATCCAGTAGAGGAGCGGCACAGGCGCTTCCGGGAATTTGATAGAGGAAGAAAATATGTATCAGAAGATTTTAGTTGCAAACAGAGGGGAGATTGCCGTGCGCATCCTCCGGGCGTGCCGGGAAATGGGAATCCGGACCGTTGCCGTATGCTCGACGGCGGACAAAATGGCGCTGCATGCGCAGCTTGCGGACGAATGCATCTGCATTGGCGGGGCAAAGCCATCGGAGAGCTATCTGAAGATGGAAAGTATTTTAAGCGCTGCAATCGCCTCCGGGGCGCAGGCAATTCATCCGGGCTTTGGATTTTTGTCGGAGAATGCCCGGTTTGCCAGTCTGTGCGAGCGCTGCGGAATTGACTTTATCGGTCCGTCCGCGCAGTGTATTGCAGATATGGGCGATAAAGCGGAGGCGCGCCGGAAAATGCAGCAGGCTGGGATTCCGGTGATTCCGGGAACGGAAAACGCGATGACAGATGCAGATGCCGCCCGGCGTTTTGCGGATGAAATCGGTTATCCCGTTATCATTAAGGCGTCTGCCGGAGGCGGAGGAAAAGGAATGCGCGTGGTAGAGCAGCCGGAGCAGTTTGAGGAAGCCTTCCGGCTGGCGCAGCGGGAGACGCAGCTTGCATTTGGCGACGACCATATGTATGTGGAAAAATACCTCCATCCGGTACGTCACATAGAGTTTCAGATACTTGCGGACAGGCAGGGAAATACGATTCATCTTGGAGAACGCGACTGCTCTATACAGCGCAGACATCAGAAGCTTGTGGAGGAAGCTCCGGCGGTATTTCTGTCTGAAGAGCTGCGCGAAGAAATGGGAAAAGCTGCAGTTGACGCCGCAAAGGCAGCAGGGTATTACAGTGCCGGAACCGTTGAATTTCTGGTGGATTCCCGGAATCATTTTTATTTCATGGAAATGAATACCAGAATCCAGGTGGAGCATCCGGTCACGGAGATGGTGACGGGTGTGGACCTGATAAAGGAAATGATACGTATTTCGGCGGGAGAAAAGCTCTCTTATTGCCAGAGTGACATCTGCGTGCGCGGACATGCGATTGAGTGCCGGATTACGGCGGAAGATGCCGGGCGCGGATTTCTTCCCAGCACGGGAACCGTCACCGAGTTGCATATTCCGGGTGGAAATGGAGTCCGTGTGGATACGATGCTGTATAACGGCTGTGAGATTCTTCCATATTATGATTCCATGCTTGCCAAGGTAATTGTATGTGGCAGAAACAGGGAGGAAGCTATCAGCAAAATGAGAAGTGCGCTGGGTGAGCTTATTATAGAGGGTGTCACAACAAACCGGGATTTCCAGTATGAGCTGACGGGCAGCGATGAATTTGCAGCCGGAGATATAGATGCGATAAATGAACGCTTGCAGACGGAGGATATGCGGCGCCGGTGAATGGGAAAAGATGTGAGCAGGAAAAACGGCGGACTGGCGGACAGGAATTTGAGGAAGGGACAGGAATGCGATGCTGAAAGAACATTTTAAGAGACAGGCGGAGGAACCGGCGGAACTGACGAAAAAAAAGAACCGGCCGGCGGGCAGAGGACAGGTACCGGACGGCATGTTCCGGAAATGCGACGGCTGCCGGAAGGTCGTCTGCGAGGAGGATGTGCAGAAGAATCTGTATTGCTGTCCGGAATGTGGAAAACATTTCCGGATTGAACCGCGCGTGAGGATAACTCTGACGGTGGATGCGGACAGCTTCCGGGAGTGGGATGCCGGGCTTGTCGGAAAAAATCCGCTTGGGTTTGACGGCTATGAGGAGAAGCTGCAGCAGGTCAGAGAGAGCACAGGACTTTCCGAGGCGGTTCTGACCGGGGAAGCGCTGATTGGCGGCATCCGCACAGCAATCGGCGCAATGTCGGCAGATTTTCTGATGGGAAGCATGGGAGAGGCGGTCGGAGAAAAAATCACCCGCATGGTTGAGCGGGCGACCAGGGAGCGGCTGCCGGTTATTCTGTTCTGCTGTTCCGGCGGTGCGCGTATGCAGGAAGGAATTTTCTCTCTGATGCAGATGGCAAAGACCGCGCAGGCGCTGAAAAAGCATGATGAAGCCGGGCTTTTATATGTTCCGGTGCTGACGGATCCGACGACCGGCGGTGT
This is a stretch of genomic DNA from Marvinbryantia formatexigens DSM 14469. It encodes these proteins:
- a CDS encoding ABC transporter substrate-binding protein — its product is MNKKLVTGALAAATALTMAFGGTALAEDASTQGTNTFVDGGTDMEFWTFQELHVAFWTSMADVWNEQNPDRPINLTVTTGESHSLHSKLLIACQAGEGAPDMADIEIGYYGSFLKDGYLVPINDAVEPYKDDVVMSRVTMYGDSEGNYYGVDFHLGATVTYYNMDIMNEAGIDPADIVTWDDYVEAGRTVLEKTGKPMCAVETSDLFLPQCMLLEKGVQYVDAEGNPQIATEEHAEVINYIRSMLDEGICIIAPGGGFHTEEWYGFLNGGNVASITMPLWYMGRFTDYCSDLNQKMAIYSIPVWNEGDTREVLQGGTGTSVIKGTENEQLAKDFIAFAKLSAEGCTYEWEELGFDPIRTELWDDPAITENTDNKFLSFFLTNPFDILKANGTDITAPDISGSYSATYSTLVSTTYSNAFEFSTDQDAAELLQSEQDTIIY
- a CDS encoding LacI family DNA-binding transcriptional regulator, giving the protein MQRTNHRVTLKDIADACGVSVNTVSRVLRGDMRLSEETSRKVRDTANELGYIRNNLASSLRKRRSNMIAIIIDDIKNQYYTEIIAQMNELLKAQGYNVIILCTDKEGTSDMEILETALSHYVDGILFFPKTYDQPMVLRSHQANTPVILVGRDLPDMPADSVRCDDFAGGYLAGKILTDYGHRRLLYLAGPLDNGAQPLRQEGILAALRDARIPEENIRIISSVEFLKAVDENRVHELILPVDYTAILSFNDQMAYYAMNCLKSRKIHIPEDVSVIGFDNLTASIPYLMQLSSISCQPEKSLGISATRLLLTRLQDPAIPVRKEILPVELFDGGTVGPAPAESKTPL
- a CDS encoding carbohydrate ABC transporter permease, producing the protein MKSEKKSLFKRFLYSQKVAPYVFVAPFIITFLVFFAYSIVNMIIMSFQNVAGANSTFAGLKNYSIVTNAVFIKSLKNSIFYTIVSCALMIPIPMVLAILLNSKHMRCKSTFRSILFIPALTSVVVAGVVFRLMFGELEGSFMNQVMSIFGVGPLVWLRQPVTVWLALFFLCLWRWTGVNMMYYLSGLQQIPQDLYESASIDGASAMQQMRYITIPLLKPTTIYVLTISIFGGMAMFSESYMLFNGNKSPNNVGTTLVGMLYRMGFEQNQLGIASAIGVIFLAIVLVVNLFQLRLNGTFGKKGE
- a CDS encoding carbohydrate ABC transporter permease, with the translated sequence MSMKKKSQISSILLFILFTVIAIITLLPLLLLAVSSLRPGSDLMRYGLNFSIDWANANLDEYKLLFSGENNYFIWYRNSLVITVVQVALALFLSACVGYGFAMYDFKFKNTLFLCVLLVMMVPNEVILLPLYRLVQKMGLMNSMWGIILPYIVVPMLVFFFRQYLSGIPRDFLDAARVDGCTEYGIFFKIMVPLMKPSFAAMGIYQGMQSWNNFLWPMIVINDINKITLPVGLQSLLSPYGNNYDILIAGSCFAIIPILILFICFQRYFIEGMTAGGVKG
- a CDS encoding RNA polymerase sigma factor, which translates into the protein MDEDIMELLVNRDQQGIVLIEQRYEKLIRYIAVTILRGRDTVVEECINDVYLKLWNHAAEFDCRKASFKTYLKAVTRNTALNHLRKLRRLEELEGLDEEDTLQSEYIDYSQGPEQKMIFREEVEALRRVLAGLKQKDREIVLRRFYYLQSTRQIAMGMGMSENAVDSKLSRLKKKIRKHYEKEVAE
- the acpP gene encoding acyl carrier protein; translation: MLEKLISIVAEQLNVEEELVNPETDFRKDLGADSLDLFELVSALEEEYEVEIPSEELEKLNTVQAVADYLEEKGSWK